One Diadema setosum chromosome 8, eeDiaSeto1, whole genome shotgun sequence genomic window carries:
- the LOC140231586 gene encoding rho GDP-dissociation inhibitor 1-like, with the protein MAEEDTKVDAELQPCDDNEDPTQTPGYKPPAQKSVAEIEQLDQDDESLVKYKKQLLGQLDGVTDEGGNNVLVKQMIFRTDGREDITIDLTGDVSKLKQKPIVIKEGVEYCIVIKFRVQREIVAGLRYYQETFRKGIKVDKSSFMVGSYGPKTEFQEYTTKKDEAPKGMIARGHYTIKSKFFDDDKNIYLEWEWSFDIKKDWE; encoded by the exons ATGGCGGAAGAAGACACCAAAGTTGATGCTGAGTTGCAGCCGTGTGATGACAATGAAGATCCAACACAGACCCCAGGCTACAAGCCTCCTGCACAGAAAAGTGTGGCTGAGATTGAGCAGCTGGATCAAGACGATGAGAGTTTGGTCAAGTACAAGAAACAGCTGTTGGGACAACTTGATGGCGTGACAG ATGAAGGTGGTAACAATGTACTGGTGAAACAGATGATCTTCAGGACGGATGGAAGGGAGGACATCACAATTGACCTTACAG GTGATGTGTCAAAGCTGAAACAGAAGCCCATTGTGATCAAGGAAGGGGTGGAATATTGCATTGTTATCAAGTTCAGG GTTCAAAGGGAGATTGTTGCTGGTTTGAGGTACTACCAAGAAACATTTAGAAAAGGAATAAAGG TTGACAAGTCATCCTTCATGGTAGGTAGCTATGGACCCAAGACAGAATTTCAGGAGTACACCACCAAGAAGGATGAGGCTCCCAAGGGCATGATAGCCAGGGGACACTACACCATCAAAAGCAagttttttgatgatgacaaGAATATTTACCTGGAGTGGGAATGGTCCTTTGACATCAAAAAGGACTGGGAATAG